The sequence below is a genomic window from Humulus lupulus chromosome 3, drHumLupu1.1, whole genome shotgun sequence.
agatcaagagaataggcctgagaattggttctttattttcagggagagaaaactatcgttctatttttcatagagcgaatgttcagagttgtctcacacatatctgaatatttttctgattagtcatacttaaaagaaaatattcaaatttaaaaaaataaatctgtaaccattttacaatttactttttaattaattaattattctattaatgaaaaaatccaaaaaccaatttttgaattatccattaattaattaattaaataaataaaaatgaaaatctcatccctgaaaatttccttacacgccacacacagtccatggactgtgtgtgcacatgtagcctccctaattttagggatgttggtttttcaatttttatttaattatttattcaaactattttgtctgataagatctaacaacctgataactaattcaaatttgaattcaaatttaaattaattatcaaatataattaattatttgaataaatattaatcttttaaattcaaatccaatttgaacttatcagattattatctcccactcaaataaagatatttaattaattctaccaattaattaaatcaaaaaattttgaaaataaatatttaatttattgtaatttcaaaaattataattatttaattatttaatataatttcgaaaattatacaataattaaatattaattaattttgttaactacagctaatttgtaattaattaattaatcactattatcatataattgcatatttggcctgaagaacaaatttcttcttaaatatgtctttaaactattttcccttcatatcaactcttaccttgaacagtattgatagagccgctatggggacctatggacctataattccaagctccaataaatttgagattattaattaaactctttaattaaataatcttaatttattaatctcattattattccattataaatatgagactgcactcttgtaattatagacatttcatttactgagtactttataatcataaatcgtccattgatataatcatttcatgcaacttgaccctctaataatggttcataattaatcaggaataaaattaccgttttacccttttaattatctcttgtttccttaagtaccattgactctactagtgaaggttaattcataactaaattatgaatttgagctcaataacctttcagtctcaaaagtcaacccttaagagaaccatcattcaatctcttgcgagaaggtatagattccatatctgtatactatgtccccaaccatctatattaatgagttctcaaaacaaaagtttctagcctgatcattctgacagatcctaacaagtgaatcaaagaactcatacataaacaggagttcatagtaacttcaggattaagatctatttgtatatgatcatcagttgatatatttaattaatactttgaaacgatatttaactaagtattaataaacatatctggtccagttctatatattctctaatatataaagcacctccactaaagtgtcctaccacactagtgatccgaatctacatcacatgtattcataatactagtggaccgtacttgcagtaattaatctaaagattccataactttattttactgcgaactattcaagttcatttatctcaaacacaatcctcccgtaccaatacgtgtttgagatcacatatatgaacttaggaattttgctgatatttacataatattatcatagaataatatagtccataaaatatatgcataacaaattcaatttatttatttatttcataaaacaatgtctactacatatgctttcagggcacatttccaacagttTTAGGGTATGATATGGTTATGGTACAAAAAAAAACATGTATCTGATGCGAGTATAGGGTAGGATACGAGTATAAGTGTTTCTTATCCTACTCGATTACATGCATAtttgtttataattattttacatatatatatttataaatacatttaatttaaatgtcaGATAGACACATATGTGGAAGTCTTTGATTGGTACATGTCATtatttttaatgttttatttaaaatttcattcaaatgttaaaaaattatttaaaatctaataaaaaattcaaaaacatttaaaaaatactttaaaTATTCTTTTTGAAGGATAAATTATTTTACATActaaaattattattcatttataaatttaattaaatagtaaaataaaaaaaacgaaaaaaactttagaaaatcttagcttaagttctaatttaaaataatttaatatataaaattctaaagttaaatgaaaataaaacctAAATAATAAATTGATGATAATAATATCTTTCAAATTTTGTCCAGCTaacttatttaattttaattaatttaaatatataaataaaaattttgtttATCAAAGTTAAAAAATTTGGGTATAAATTTTGAGTTATTAATATTTTGTAGTATAAATTTTGGATAAATTATAAGATCACATTAATATTAAACTCAAAACCCAAAACCCTActattattataaacatttaaacactactattattaataaaattgcacgttacttattaataataaaattgcaATGCataaaatatgataaaatatGACATATATACTAAATCAACCTATTTGCACGTTgattttgtatttaaataattaaatgataaaatatgttttaaatatactaattaactaaattttCATATTCCAAGCAACTTCCAATTATTtatgtaataataaataattaatattttactaCTAAACTGGTAGCACTCAAAGTGTTGAAGGTGAATAGAGAATGGTGTAATCCTGAAAATtaagttataataataataaagttaaatttttaatgtagttatatttttttatataaaaatatgttaatCCACCaaactatgttatatatatatatggaaattaataacaataatatttatatatttattaatatatacaatttatatattatgaatattattattaatatatatccaatttgttatccaaaataacctaattattaatattatatgatgatgataATATCTTCCAAATTTTGTCTACCTAgcttatttaatttttatgaatttaaatatatataaataattttttttacctaagttATAAATTTTAGACATAAATTTttagttattaatattttgtAGTATAAATTTTGGATAGATTTTAAGATTATTGGGGTAAAAATTACATATTATTGGgtcaaagcaaaaaaaaaaaaagctgaaCCTACGactatcaagaaaataaaaattggggtatttaagtgctacaaaaaaaatgatgttttttctACAAATTACTCTTTAAGAATATATTAATAAATTACAACAATCGACAAGCCAAAATAAAAATGAAAGTTATAATTAAAGACTTAcctcaaaaataaagaaaataattatttgagaGAGTTGACTGGaagcaattaaatgattatgaaTAAAATTGAAATGTAAATCCAAACACCCTACATTTTGACAAAGATAATGATGGAGctcaatattatttttaaatatataatttttattttcaaccaaaagaagtaaaaaatagatataaataatattatttttaaattacttgcTTTGTGTATTTTCTTTGGCTCTAAATTGTTGGTGTGTTAATTCTAATGTGTTTAATTCAATACAACAATTTTTACATTTATTGATTCCCAAGATGTCTTACACTAcgtacattaaaaaaaaaattaatgattaGAATTGTAAGTGATTAAACATTAATGGAGTATTTGCAAGTAGACTAGGTGGCATTTTGGACTTATATGTAatgtataataataaaaaaacagagAGGTTGaatgtaataataaaaaataaaccagAATTTAGAACTATGTTTATTTATcctaaatataattataatatattattattattattattttaaaaattgaaaCCCTATTCTCTCTCCACATTCTTAGCTAGCCAAACTCATCAGCCGcccctctttctttctttctctgatCTCTTCTTTCCTCTCCTCATACCCTATGTTTCTTTCCCTCATACCACCACCATCTTCGTCAGCTCCATCTCCCCTCACCCAAAAACAGCCAGACCCCGTCATCCCTTCCTCACCATCTTCGACCTCAACGGTCCTACCCGGGTCGTGAGGACCCAAGTGCAAGTGTCCGAATCACCCAAGCCCATCTCGGCCTCCCTCGTGTGTGACCCCGAAGCCAGGTGACGCGACCCCAACTTAGCCCTCACCACCATCTGACCACCCTTGAGCCACCTCACCTCGCCTGTTTTCACACCAAACCACGACCAAACCAGGAGTGATTTCTGCCTCTCTTCTCTTATTttcacatgtatatatattttacccTAACAGAGATGGTCAATGGCAACAACGCCTTTGGGAAAACCATTTTCTCAATCTGCTACGAAGATCTCAAGGCCATTGTTGAAGATCTTCAAGCTATATCCATTTGCGGCCATGTCTTCCACGAGCTATGGTTAGTTTcctctctctctttatatatatatatgtgtgtgtgtgtgtgtgtgtgtgtgtgtgtgtatgtgtatTTTTCAATTACTGGAAAatcaatttttatgtttatgtatatatatataggttggTCTTGGAATGACTGGGAAAGGACAACAAAGAGCTCAAACAGGAGGTAATAATGCATTTCCATTATTAGAGACCAAGAAATTAGGATACAGATTTTGTCTTCTTGGGAATTTTGTGGAAGAAATGAATAATCATTACATCGAATTGAGGTTACATTAAGGAGTAATAAGGAGTGTAGTCTCTAAGTTTAATTTGTATTTATTGTATTGGGATGTTGACTATTCAAACTTATGTATGTATTAATAAGAATAAACatatacaatttttttgtttaagcTACTTTCTTGCTTTAACGCCCATAAGTTTTGGTTATTCGGcttgtgtatgtgtgtgtgtatattcAGATCTGTTCTATATCCTCACTGCAAATTTAATTTCAACCATAATATTGATCTAATCATTATGATCGAGTGTTGGGCTTGGCCACTTTCTTCACCATCTTATTTATCAAATTAAGTGTCTATTctcattaatttttctttttttgtgtgtgattaattttttgtttgtgtattgttgaaatatttttataattaaattatgttttttttcctCTAATGTAAGCattttttttagtatatttttatTCTGTTTAACTCTGTTGTGTATTTGTTGGCCAAGTTGCGTTCTAATGTGGCTGTAATGGTGTGTGTTTCGGAGATGGATATATTGAGAGACAGAAACTTAGCATTGTGTAATGCTTTGGCTAGCTCATGGAAGGGTGGAAATTGTTATGTATAAAAGGGTTGGTCATGCATTTCCAATCCTGCATAACTCTAATTTTTCTCAACTTCGAACTTAGGAAATGATGTCCCATATCAAGACTTTTATCCACCAATAAGTATTGGTGAattaatggttttttattttttatttgtatgtTTTAGGGTATAAAAATGGTTTATAGTGATATTTAGGAGGCTCACTAATTATGTTTATATTAGTTAAGTTTAATTACAGAGTTTTTTTTATGGCAAGCAACCCAGAAATGTATTGATTTTattttgctttgtctttgcttCTTTTATGGGTTTTAGTTCCAAAATTTCTAGTGGGTTTTTCAATGGAGAAAATAATGGTAAATTTGAAGCTCCTATTGTGGGTTTTATGCAAGTTCTCTAATGGGAGTTATCGTTTTTCTTGAACTATAGTGGAGTCATTGTAACTGAAGAGGAAGCACAAGCTGGATTTGTTTGCCGAGTGCAGTCATCTGACAAAAGCAAGTTTaaggtttatttataaaatatattgcaGAACTTTTGCATGAAGTTTATTGCTTTTTGTTTTATCTTTTCGTTTTGTTATGGGTGATGTGTTTTGTATTTGTGCTTTTCTTAAATAATCACAAGACCTTTAAGAAGAAAGCAACTTCTTTTACTGTGTTTTCTACCATGTAGTCCCTTTTGTTGATGTTAGTACTTCTATTATGGTTTGTCTTTAACAAATTTTCCTCCAAACATATTATTAGGAAATAAATAGTTTCTAATATTAGCTTTTTTGGGGTTGCAGGTTTGTGTAATCTTTGGTGTTGAATTTCAAAATTTCTGGTAGTTTTGGTTATGTtcgtttataaatttttttatacttTGTTGTTTTGTTCTCTGGTTGTAAACTTATTGTTTTATTGTAGTAGAGACAAGACCTAGGGAGGCTAAAAAACAGGACAAGTTTTCTAATCATATTCCAAAATGGTAGTAGCTTGGTTTGGGTCAAAGACTGACCTTGTTGATAACATTCTAAGGTACCAATCTTTTAATTTTTAGGTAATTTTCTTACTATAAAGCTATTCTGTCTTAAATTTGTTTGAATATTGCATGTGATTTTAATATGTTATTTCGTTACTATATTCTGAAATTTGTTTGATTATTGCATGTTTTTTAATATGTTATTTGGTTACTATATTTATTAACTATTTATTTGTAAcgtcctaatttctcatagattaccgagaacacagcgttgggtcataattgtaaatattgctcttttatttaataaaaacttaaaaataaatacatggacccatggttttataaaaataaaatatttgtctttaacataaaaatgagcaacatataaataaaataaactttaaaataaataaataaataaataatttggcctgcttgatcttgctcgactatatggtccccaacgaatacatcacgaagctcttaggtcccactcgccaccggcttttctatccttaatttcctgaaataacaacatcataaggagtgagcttctaagcccagtaaggaaaatacaaacaagggttagtcatataatcaaacataacatatattcaccaaagtcatacaaacacaacatctagatcatatcataccttaagtcataattctaaatcataatctaagccataaatcatatatcatactctaattcataagtcataggtcataagtcatagatcataaatcataattataggtcatatatcatcatcataactaaaaataacaaatcagatatgataaaaagataagtgcttatacaggggtggcaattaagccccggaaaaaagtctgtcatacaccggacataggtccatcataaagttttggcaaccgagcctaccggacatagtctgtcatacatcattggacaccttaggtccaaacacacttacccctttattgtacctgaaattttaggtcatacaaacataaactatatcatacattacataaactagatcataatactaaactgtctaattttccttaccaacaccgggataattgagaacaaaagcggaacttggaacactcctaaaaccagcgatacaaatagtgagtatttctaaaggacagagatgaaaggaatagaactaaataatcaagaggaaacttaccgaaaagacaccttaagatcaaagaacttaaaatcctaaccacaaaaccataacaaatgttagaacctgaatgaaaactaaataaactaaggaatcaaacagaatgaaacttaagaataagggtacctcagttgaccttatggattggtctaactccaataccgaaacactataatcctcacttcccaagtgtttgataaagcttaagaatgacaaagttttttcctaacccaagtgtttatcactcttaaggtctcactagcaccttggagtctaatcacagctgaagagtgaatggaagggctgggttctaagtcatatttatagagttctaggaataaagatcttctttttggctttgaataaaaataatgaatttaattgcaaatatttgaatattcttcagtcaaaggcttatgactcggtcaaatcgttcaaaggtaggtctaaggagtcaaagcttgttttaaaaaataaaaaaaataaaaaaaatatataatcctaacatctaacttcctaaatctcgtaactctaaactcatttGTAGTAAAATTAATATAACTAGAGCtttaggactccgatttagactatctttataccgttagaaaggtaattcaattatctacaactttatagaaatattatttttcgaaattcataatataactgggtcaaaaataggtcagaagttacaataccctaaagttatgggaaaatctatttaataatctaaataacaacctaatccacaattaaataaaatcgtgacaaatgtcatgctcctaacagattctggtgaagactaagtcttatatttcccttattttatcattaaaataataatttcttaataatcatgcatatgacaagtgtcataatcccattggctctatctaaaccttaggaataaccatgctcatgacaagtgttatattcttattggctctatctaaaccttaggttataataattatcatattaataaccagcaatattaatcaaatcttatgttataattaatattcttaaactataggttaaacttattaaatccataactattgctaggagtttccaactaagtcccggtttgaaccaaaatccacggaagctaaaatactacaactactatctagctaactaagtaaaatttcgaaACGCTACATTATTTATGTGGTTGTTGCTATATTTATatgttaatattttttatatatgttactATATTAAGTATATTATTTAGGATTTATTAAATATACTTTTGAGAGGCAAGTGTAGGTTTATAGGTTATAAATGAATTTGTATATGATGGTACCTAAACACTATCTGAATTGAGATAAAAATTAATTTCTATAAGATAAATATGGTAATTTATAATTGAATTTGTATGGGAAATAAGATGGTACCTTGTGATTCTTGTGACTCCCTACTTGATTTGAGATAAAAACTGATTTTGTATAAGATGAATagtataatttctttaaaaaaaattgaatttgcaATATTTTTATGTGACAATAAAGATTTACCTTGGAATTTTGCATAGATTGAACACCTgat
It includes:
- the LOC133823529 gene encoding uncharacterized protein LOC133823529 isoform X2 — its product is MATTPLGKPFSQSATKISRPLLKIFKLYPFAAMSSTSYGWSWNDWERTTKSSNRSGVIVTEEEAQAGFVCRVQSSDKSKFKVCVIFGVEFQNFCRDKT
- the LOC133823529 gene encoding uncharacterized protein LOC133823529 isoform X4 codes for the protein MATTPLGKPFSQSATKISRPLLKIFKLYPFAAMSSTSYGWSWNDWERTTKSSNRSGVIVTEEEAQAGFVCRVQSSDKSKFK
- the LOC133823529 gene encoding uncharacterized protein LOC133823529 isoform X1: MATTPLGKPFSQSATKISRPLLKIFKLYPFAAMSSTSYGWSWNDWERTTKSSNRSGVIVTEEEAQAGFVCRVQSSDKSKFKRQDLGRLKNRTSFLIIFQNGSSLVWVKD
- the LOC133823529 gene encoding uncharacterized protein LOC133823529 isoform X3 produces the protein MATTPLGKPFSQSATKISRPLLKIFKLYPFAAMSSTSYGWSWNDWERTTKSSNRSGVIVTEEEAQAGFVCRVQSSDKSKFKVCVIFGVEFQNF